In Coriobacteriia bacterium, the sequence CTCGACGGTGTCAGCGATCCCGGGAGACGACACGGCGACCACCGGCAGGCCGGCCGCCATGGCCTCGAGGACGACCAGCGGGTGCACCTCGCTCACGGATCCGGTCACGAACGCATCGGCGCTCGCCTCGTAGTCGGGAACACTGTCGTAGGGCACCATGCCGGTGAAGTGCGCCCGCTCGGCGACGCCGGCGCGCTCAAGCACCGCACGCGCATCGGCCCGCGACGGTCCGTCGCCGACGACGAGCAGCCGGGCGCGTGGACAGCTCGAGGCGGCCGCGGCGAACTCCTCGGCGAGCCACGGGGTGTTCTTCTCGGGACCGAGGCGACCGACGTAGCAGAAGACGACGTCGTCATCGGCGAAGCCCAGCTCGGAGCGGGGGACGGGCGTGGTCGAGCCGGCGAACGCAGCCGTGTCGATGCCGTTGGGGATCACCGTCGCGCCGGTGAAGCCGGTGAAGTCGGCAAGCCACTCGGCGATCGAGGCGGCGGGAGCCACCACGAGGTCGCAGCGGCGCAGGAAGCCGGAGAGGGACGAGCGTAGGTAGGCGTAGCGAACGGCACTCGGCACGTACCAGGCATAGGCATCGGAGTACAGGTCGTAGCGCGTGTGGTTCGTGAACGCGAGCAACGCGCCGGTGCGCGCGGCGATAGGAGCCGCGATGCGCCCGCTCTGGAAGGGGTGGTGGACGTGGATGACGTCGAGTGACTCGGCGATTTCGCGGGCTTCGTGCGAGAACGACAGCGCGAAGCGCCAGCCGGTCGAGCCCCACGGCATACCGGGGGAGCGCACGACGTTTGGCTCGGCGTCCTCGTAGTGACGGTCGCCAAACGTCAGCACGAAGACCTCGTGGCCGAGGCTCTCGAGGTAGCGCTTGTACAGCGAGATGTGGTTGGTGACCCCGCTGACGTGCGGTAGGTACATGTCTGCGACGAACCCGATACGCATGCGCGTCCTCACCGATGGGAAATCCCCCGTGCCGTGTGTCAGAATACACTGGCTTACACAGGCGGCGACTCTCGCGCACGCATCCTCACCCCTCAGCAAGGAGTTTCACTCGTGGCACTTTCGCTCGGCATCGTCGGCCTGCCCAACGTCGGCAAATCCACGCTCTATACCGCACTGACCCGCAAGGCGCTCGGCGCCAACGGTTCGCCGGTCGCGGCGAACTACCCGTTCGCGACCATCGAGCCCAACGTCGGGCTCGTCAGCGTGCCCGACTCGCGCCTTGATGCGCTCGCAGAGATCGTCAGCCCGCAGCGTGTGCTGCCGGCCGTCGTCGAGTTCGTCGACATCGCAGGCCTGGTTGCAGGCGCGTCCAAGGGTGAAGGTCTCGGCAACCAGTTCCTCGCCAACATCCGCGAGACCGATGCGATCTGCGAGGTCGTTCGCTACTTCACCGACGAGAACGTCATCCACGTCGACGGCAAGGTGAACCCCGAAAGCGACGTCGAGACGATCCGGACCGAGCTCGTGCTCGCCGATCTCGCCACCATCGAGCGCGCGCTGCCGCGTCTCGAGAAGGAGGCCAAGAAGGATAAGGCGGGCGAGGCGAAGGTCGCCGTGCTGCACCGTCTGCAGGAGTGGATGGACCAGGGGCATCGTGCCGCCAAGCTCGACATGACCGTCGAGGAGCGCGAGCTCGTACGCGATCTGCACCTGCTCACGATGAAGCCGATGCTGTACGTCGCTAACGTCGACGAGTCACAGGTCGCCGATGACTTCGCGCCCATCGATGGCGTCAAGCCGATCCCGATCTGCGCCAAGGTCGAAGCCGATCTCGCCGACCTCGAGCCCGAGGAAGCCGCGGAGTATCTTGCGGAGCTCGGTCTGACCGAGCCCGGACTCAACGCGCTTATCCGCGAGGCGTACGGCCTGCTCGGGCTGCAGAGCTACTTCACCGCCGGCGTGCAGGAGGTTCGAGCGTGGACCGTCCCGGTCGGGGCGAAAGCGCCTCAGGCCGCAGGAGTGATTCACACCGACTTCGAGCGCGGATTCATCAAGGCCGAGGTCATCGGTTATGAGGAGTACGTGGCACTCGGTGGGGAGAAAGGTGCGAAAGAGGCGGGGAAGATGCGGCTTGAAGGGAAAGAATACGTGATGGCCGACGGCGACGTCGTCCACTTCAAGTTCAACGTGTAGCTTCCCGGGGGGTCCTCATGGTCGACCGCGATCCGATCGTGGACGAGGGCGAAAGCCTGTACCGATGCCTGTTCGACCTGTCACCGCTCCCGACGGCGCTTCACGATGGCCGCACCATCATCTTCGCGAATCCCGCGGGCGCCGCCGTGTTCGGATTCGACTCACCCGAGGACCTGGTGGGCCGACCGCTGCTCTCACTCGTGCATGAGGAGTCACAAGCTGACGTCATCGAGCGGACCACCGCGATGCTTGCGGGCGAGGAGGTCGGCGCACTCGTCGAACGCTTCGTGCGCAGCGACGAAAGCTCCTTCATCGGCGAGGCCCGCGCGACCCCCACGACGTACCGGGGAAGTCAGGCGGTTCTTGTCATCGTCAACGACCTCACCGAGACGCTCGAAGCGCAAGCCGAGGTCACGCGTAGCGAAGAGAGTTATCGGCAGCTGTTCGAGATGTCCCCTGACCCCACAATCGTTCACGACGGCGAGACGCCGCTGCTCGTGAACCATGCGGCCGTCCGCTTTCTGGCCCTGGACAAGCACGAGGGGATGCCGCTGAGCATCTGGGCAGCGATGCCGGACGTTGATCGCGAGCACATCGCAGGACGAATTCGTGAGGTTGCTGAGTCTGGCGCGATCTCGCGACCGATGAAGGTCACTCTGCAGGCACTTGATGGCACGCCGCGCGAGGCAGAAGTGACGAGTGCTCCCACGTGGTGGGAGGGCCAACGGGCTGTCGTGACAGTCTTTCGCGATCTCACGCAGCGCAATCTGGCCCGCGCCGAGCTGGCCGAAATACAGGCGCGCTACTTCGCTGTCGTGGATCAGACGCCTATCGCACTGCACTTCTATCATCTCGACGCAGACGAGCAGCTCATCTTCGACGGCGCAAACCGTGCATCTGTTGACATGATGAAGGTCGATCACGCGAAGATAGCGGGTCTTCCGATAGAAGAGGCGTGGCCGGGTCTCGCAGGGACAGACATTCCCGAGAAGAACAGGCAGATCGCTCGCGTGGGGGGAAGCGACATCCGCGTCGTCGAATACGATGCGGGCGACACACACGGGGTGTTTGAGTCCCACGTCTTCCACATCGGCGATCGCTCAATCGTCGCAATGATCCTGGACGTCACCGAGCGAGTGCGTGTCGAGCGGGAGCTGGGGGAGTACCGCGGTCGGCTCGAAGAGTTGGTGGCCGAGAGGACTCGCGAACTCGACCGGGCACACAAGGACATCGAGGCGATCACCTCGGTCGCGGCGCGCGCCGTTGACCTGCGCGACCCGTACACGGCGGGTCACCAGCGTCGGGTCGCGGAGCTCGCGTACCGGCTTGCGCTCGAGCTCGGGCTCGGCGAGGAGGCAGCGGACCGTGTCCGCATCGCCGGCCAGCTGCACGACATCGGCAAGATATCGATTCCGGCCGAGATCCTCAGCAAGCCCGGCAAGCTCACGCAACTCGAGTACGACCTCGTCAAGCAACATTCGCGGTCGGCGTACGAGATTCTCGGCGAAGTGGACATCGGATGGCCGCTGGCCGACGTCGTGGTCCAGCACCACGAGCGCATGGACGGCACCGGCTACCCCGATGGGCTCTCGGGAGACGAAATCATGATTGAGGTGCGCATCCTGAGCGTCGCCGACGTGGTCGAGGCGATGAGCTCGCATCGGCCGTATCGGCCGGCGCTGGGTATGGAGACCGCCGCCCGAGAGGTGCAGGAGTTCTCGGGCACGAGCTACGATCCGGAGGTCGTGGCGGCGTGCGTGCGCGTCATCGATGGCGGATTCAAGTTTGAGGCGTTGGCCTGAGCGGGTAAGTAGGAGTTCTTGGGGAGTGTCATGTTTCGCGCACGGGGTGCGCTTCATTGAGGGAGAGGCGATTTCGATGAACGGTACAATCCGTACACGCTCGGCTGCACTCCTGCTCGGTCTAGCCATGCTGATGATAGTCGTATCACCTATGGTGGCCATGGCCAAGACCAGCACCAAGATTATCGCATCCTTGAGCTCGACCTCGGAGCACTACGACTCCGCACCCCGTCTGACCGGCACGCTCAAGACCCGTGGCGGAAAGATCCTCAGGGGCAAGACCGTTTCCCTCTACCGCAACGGACGACGCGTTGGATCCAAGAAGACCAACTCCTCGGGTAAGGTCACCTTCAGTCTGGTCCTGCCCACCTGGAGTTCGGCGACTTGGTACTTGCGTTACGGCGGGAGTTCGGGCTACAAGGTCAGCACCTCGACTCGCAAGCAGACGAGCGTCGACTTCCATTTTGACGATGGCGAACTGTACCTCGAGCCGATCGATACCGATGCGGATGGGTACGACGACATCTTCTTGTGGAGCGGCTCGGTCTACCTCGATGCGGATACCACCTACGAGTGTGTTCTTGATGAGTACATAGACTACGAGGTCTACGCGCCGTCGGACTCTGAGTATCCATATCAAAGCGACACCTATACTGATCGCTTCGA encodes:
- a CDS encoding PAS domain S-box protein; translation: MVDRDPIVDEGESLYRCLFDLSPLPTALHDGRTIIFANPAGAAVFGFDSPEDLVGRPLLSLVHEESQADVIERTTAMLAGEEVGALVERFVRSDESSFIGEARATPTTYRGSQAVLVIVNDLTETLEAQAEVTRSEESYRQLFEMSPDPTIVHDGETPLLVNHAAVRFLALDKHEGMPLSIWAAMPDVDREHIAGRIREVAESGAISRPMKVTLQALDGTPREAEVTSAPTWWEGQRAVVTVFRDLTQRNLARAELAEIQARYFAVVDQTPIALHFYHLDADEQLIFDGANRASVDMMKVDHAKIAGLPIEEAWPGLAGTDIPEKNRQIARVGGSDIRVVEYDAGDTHGVFESHVFHIGDRSIVAMILDVTERVRVERELGEYRGRLEELVAERTRELDRAHKDIEAITSVAARAVDLRDPYTAGHQRRVAELAYRLALELGLGEEAADRVRIAGQLHDIGKISIPAEILSKPGKLTQLEYDLVKQHSRSAYEILGEVDIGWPLADVVVQHHERMDGTGYPDGLSGDEIMIEVRILSVADVVEAMSSHRPYRPALGMETAAREVQEFSGTSYDPEVVAACVRVIDGGFKFEALA
- the ychF gene encoding redox-regulated ATPase YchF — translated: MALSLGIVGLPNVGKSTLYTALTRKALGANGSPVAANYPFATIEPNVGLVSVPDSRLDALAEIVSPQRVLPAVVEFVDIAGLVAGASKGEGLGNQFLANIRETDAICEVVRYFTDENVIHVDGKVNPESDVETIRTELVLADLATIERALPRLEKEAKKDKAGEAKVAVLHRLQEWMDQGHRAAKLDMTVEERELVRDLHLLTMKPMLYVANVDESQVADDFAPIDGVKPIPICAKVEADLADLEPEEAAEYLAELGLTEPGLNALIREAYGLLGLQSYFTAGVQEVRAWTVPVGAKAPQAAGVIHTDFERGFIKAEVIGYEEYVALGGEKGAKEAGKMRLEGKEYVMADGDVVHFKFNV
- a CDS encoding glycosyltransferase family 4 protein gives rise to the protein MRIGFVADMYLPHVSGVTNHISLYKRYLESLGHEVFVLTFGDRHYEDAEPNVVRSPGMPWGSTGWRFALSFSHEAREIAESLDVIHVHHPFQSGRIAAPIAARTGALLAFTNHTRYDLYSDAYAWYVPSAVRYAYLRSSLSGFLRRCDLVVAPAASIAEWLADFTGFTGATVIPNGIDTAAFAGSTTPVPRSELGFADDDVVFCYVGRLGPEKNTPWLAEEFAAAASSCPRARLLVVGDGPSRADARAVLERAGVAERAHFTGMVPYDSVPDYEASADAFVTGSVSEVHPLVVLEAMAAGLPVVAVSSPGIADTVE